In the genome of Dunckerocampus dactyliophorus isolate RoL2022-P2 chromosome 6, RoL_Ddac_1.1, whole genome shotgun sequence, one region contains:
- the hadh gene encoding hydroxyacyl-coenzyme A dehydrogenase, mitochondrial → MAFFTHQVCRSFSSSALRSVAIKHVVIIGGGQMGAGIAQVAATTGHQVTLVDTSDTILKKSVKGVEASLKRVVKKKYADKPEAGEAFIQKALQNISTSTDTASAVQSTDLVLEAIVENLQIKQDLFTGLDKVAPEHTIFASNTSSLPITDIASATTRLDRFGGLHFFNPVPMMKLVEVIGTSATSQETFDSLLNFGKALGKTTVSCKDTPGFIVNRLLIPYMMEAIRLHERGHGSKEDIDIAMKLGAGYPMGPFELMDYVGLDTVKFIMDGWSKMDPNNPIFAQSELLNKLAAEGKFGKKTGEGFYKSK, encoded by the exons ATGGCCTTCTTTACTCACCAAGTGTGCAGAAGTTTCTCCTCCTCAGCTCTCAGGAGTGTCGCCATCAAGCATGTTGTCATCATCGGAGGAGGACAAATGGGCGCCGGAATCGCTCAG GTCGCCGCAACCACAGGCCACCAAGTGACGCTGGTGGATACGTCTGACACCATCTTGAAGAAGTCAGTCAAGGGCGTGGAGGCCAGCTTGAAGAGAGTGGTGAAGAAGAAGTACGCTGATAAGCCAGAG GCCGGTGAGGCTTTCATCCAGAAGGCCCTCCAGAACATCTCCACCTCCACAGACACCGCCTCCGCAGTCCAGAGCACGGATCTGGTGCTGGAGGCCATCGTGGAAAATCTTCAAATCAAACAGGATCTTTTCACGGGGCTCGACAAGGTGGCTCCGGA ACACACCATCTTTGCCAGCAACACGTCCTCGCTGCCCATCACAGACATCGCTAGCGCCACCACCAGGCTGGACCGTTTTGGCGGCCTGCACTTCTTCAACCCCGTCCCCATGATGAAGCTTGTTGAG GTCATCGGAACGTCGGCGACGAGCCAGGAGACGTTTGACTCCCTCCTGAACTTCGGCAAAGCGCTGGGCAAGACCACCGTGTCCTGCAAG GATACACCAGGATTCATCGTCAACCGCCTCCTCATCCCCTACATGATGGAAGCCATCCGTCTGCACGAGAGAG GTCACGGCTCCAAAGAAGACATCGACATCGCCATGAAGCTGGGTGCTGGTTATCCAATGGGACCCTTTGAGTTGATGGACTACGTTGGATTGGACACAGTCAAGTTCATCATGGATG GCTGGAGCAAAATGGACCCCAACAACCCAATCTTTGCCCAAAGCGAGTTGCTCAACAAATTGGCCGCTGAGGGCAAATTTGGTAAAAAGACAGGAGAAGGATTCTACAAGTCCAAGTGA